From one Conyzicola nivalis genomic stretch:
- the lysA gene encoding diaminopimelate decarboxylase codes for MMRNPLAPSWLELPSDANALDASVWSQNAERSADGELVIAGVAATELADRFGTPVYVVDEADVRTRARGIRESFDREFGRIGSRVKVYYAGKAFLSTQVVAWMIADGLNIDASSGGELAVALAAGADPARLGLHGNNKSLAEIDRAVGVGIGTIVIDSLIEIERVADAASRHGRVQPVRLRVNSGVHAHTHEYLATAREDQKFGIPLADVAATVAVIRSHDSLEFLGLHSHIGSQIFESDGFAEAARRLFAVHVELLAGGPVPELNLGGGFGIAYNGSDVALPIDTLAANLADSVAQLAAEFGVAVPVIAIEPGRSIIGPSTTTLYTVGTIKDVLVEGTDTRKYVSVDGGMSDNIRPALYGADYSVRIANRTSESEPALVRLAGKHCESGDIVVHADYLPGDVRPGDLVGVPATGAYGWAMASNYNYLARPPVVAVRDGEARIIVRGETEDDLLSRDAGLEPVSIKDQNK; via the coding sequence GTGATGAGAAATCCGCTCGCCCCGTCGTGGCTCGAGCTCCCCTCAGACGCTAACGCGCTCGACGCCTCGGTGTGGTCGCAGAACGCCGAACGCTCGGCCGACGGTGAACTGGTGATCGCCGGGGTCGCCGCGACCGAACTCGCCGACCGCTTCGGCACACCCGTCTACGTGGTCGACGAGGCCGACGTACGAACGCGGGCCCGTGGCATCCGCGAATCTTTCGATCGCGAATTCGGGCGCATCGGTTCCCGCGTGAAGGTCTACTACGCCGGCAAGGCGTTCCTCTCGACCCAGGTGGTCGCCTGGATGATCGCCGACGGCCTCAACATCGACGCCAGCAGCGGCGGCGAGCTGGCCGTCGCCCTCGCGGCGGGCGCCGACCCGGCACGGCTGGGCCTGCACGGGAACAACAAGAGCCTCGCCGAGATCGACCGCGCGGTGGGAGTCGGCATCGGCACCATCGTCATCGACAGCCTGATCGAAATAGAGAGGGTCGCGGATGCCGCGTCCCGCCACGGTCGCGTGCAGCCGGTCCGCCTGCGCGTCAACAGCGGAGTGCACGCCCACACGCACGAGTACCTCGCCACCGCCCGCGAGGACCAGAAGTTCGGCATCCCGCTCGCCGACGTCGCCGCGACGGTCGCCGTCATCCGCTCGCACGACTCGCTCGAGTTCCTCGGGCTGCACTCGCACATCGGCTCGCAGATCTTCGAGAGCGACGGGTTCGCCGAGGCGGCCCGCCGGCTCTTCGCCGTGCACGTCGAACTGCTCGCGGGCGGTCCCGTGCCCGAGCTCAACCTGGGCGGCGGCTTCGGCATCGCATACAACGGCTCGGATGTCGCGTTGCCGATCGATACCCTCGCGGCGAACCTCGCCGACAGTGTCGCGCAGCTGGCCGCCGAGTTCGGCGTGGCCGTTCCCGTGATCGCGATCGAGCCGGGGCGGTCGATCATCGGCCCGTCGACCACCACGCTGTACACCGTCGGCACGATCAAAGACGTGCTGGTCGAGGGCACGGACACCCGCAAGTACGTCTCCGTCGACGGGGGCATGAGCGACAACATCCGTCCAGCCCTCTACGGGGCCGACTACTCGGTGCGCATCGCCAACCGCACGTCCGAGAGCGAGCCGGCTCTCGTGCGCCTGGCCGGCAAGCACTGCGAGAGCGGCGACATCGTCGTACACGCCGACTACCTGCCCGGCGACGTGCGGCCCGGCGACCTCGTCGGCGTCCCCGCCACGGGCGCGTACGGCTGGGCGATGGCGAGCAACTACAACTACCTCGCCAGGCCGCCGGTCGTCGCCGTGCGCGACGGCGAGGCGCGCATCATCGTCCGCGGCGAGACCGAAGACGATCTCCTCAGCCGCGACGCCGGACTAGAACCCGTGTCTATTAAGGACCAGAACAAATGA
- a CDS encoding homoserine dehydrogenase — protein MIEYRNLRVALLGGGSVGAQVAALLLEHGEELANRSGAGLELVGVAVRDLDAERTPAIPAHLLTTDAESLILGADIVVELMGGLEPARSYILQAINSGADVITANKALLATHGPELFEAAEQVGAQLYYEAAVGGAIPIIRPLRDSLAGDRVTRILGIVNGTTNFILDRMDVNGDTLENALAVATELGYAEADPTADIGGYDAAQKAAILASLAFHTTVPLESVHREGITEVTAGQVDAARKAGFVVKLLAICERIAIVDADGAETGEYGVSARVHPALIPAAHPLAAVHGANNAVFVQAEAAGSLMFYGAGAGGLETASAVLGDLVSAARRHVIGGPGIAESTHATIEVLPMSSVRTRYQITLTVVDQPGVLATIASLFSEHGVSVEAVSQSVSDGTTGSLPTATLVIVTHEATESSLASTVAALGSNDAVSAVDSVLRVEGL, from the coding sequence ATGATCGAGTACCGCAACCTCCGAGTCGCCCTGCTGGGCGGCGGCAGCGTGGGTGCCCAGGTGGCCGCCCTCCTCCTCGAGCACGGCGAAGAACTGGCCAACCGTTCGGGTGCGGGCCTCGAGCTCGTCGGTGTCGCCGTGCGCGACCTCGACGCCGAGCGCACCCCGGCCATCCCCGCGCACCTGCTGACGACCGACGCCGAGAGCCTGATCCTCGGCGCCGACATCGTGGTCGAGTTGATGGGCGGACTCGAGCCGGCGCGCTCCTACATCCTGCAGGCCATCAACTCGGGCGCCGACGTCATCACCGCCAACAAGGCGCTGCTCGCCACGCACGGCCCCGAGCTGTTCGAGGCGGCCGAGCAGGTCGGCGCCCAGCTCTACTACGAGGCGGCCGTCGGCGGCGCGATCCCCATCATCCGGCCGCTGCGCGACAGCCTCGCCGGCGACCGGGTCACGCGCATCCTCGGCATCGTCAACGGAACGACCAACTTCATCCTCGACCGCATGGACGTCAACGGCGACACCCTCGAGAACGCTCTCGCCGTCGCCACCGAGCTGGGCTACGCCGAGGCCGACCCGACCGCCGACATCGGCGGCTACGACGCGGCCCAGAAGGCGGCGATCCTCGCGAGCCTCGCCTTCCACACCACCGTCCCGCTCGAGTCGGTGCACCGCGAGGGCATCACCGAGGTCACCGCCGGGCAGGTCGACGCGGCCCGCAAGGCCGGTTTTGTCGTGAAGCTGCTCGCCATCTGCGAGCGCATCGCTATCGTCGACGCCGACGGCGCCGAGACGGGGGAGTACGGAGTGTCCGCGCGTGTGCACCCGGCCCTGATACCCGCGGCGCATCCGCTCGCCGCCGTCCACGGCGCGAACAACGCCGTCTTCGTGCAGGCCGAGGCCGCGGGCAGCCTCATGTTCTACGGCGCGGGAGCCGGCGGCCTCGAGACCGCCTCGGCCGTGCTCGGCGACCTCGTCTCCGCGGCGCGGCGCCACGTCATCGGCGGACCGGGCATCGCCGAGTCGACGCACGCGACCATCGAGGTGCTGCCGATGTCGAGCGTGCGCACCCGCTATCAGATCACCCTCACCGTGGTCGACCAGCCGGGCGTGCTGGCCACGATCGCGAGCCTGTTCAGCGAGCACGGCGTGTCCGTCGAAGCGGTGTCACAATCGGTAAGCGACGGTACGACCGGGTCGCTGCCCACCGCTACCCTTGTAATCGTCACCCACGAAGCCACCGAGTCGTCGCTCGCATCAACAGTCGCGGCGCTCGGCAGCAACGACGCCGTGAGTGCCGTGGATTCCGTTCTGAGAGTTGAGGGCCTGTAA
- the thrC gene encoding threonine synthase has product MSRQWRGVLNEYRDRLDISDATPVVTLGEGGTPLIAAPALSARTGANVWVKYEGMNPTGSFKDRGMTMAISKAVEHGAKAVICASTGNTSASAAAYATHAGIKAVVLVPEGKIAMGKLSQAIAHHAELLQVQGNFDDCLDIARDLSANYPVHLVNSVNPDRINGQKTAAYEVVEVLGDAPDIHILPVGNAGNYTAYSRGYTEELERGATTKLPRMFGFQAAGSAPIVLGHVVKHPETIASAIRIGNPASWELAIAAREATDGYFGAIDDEKILEAYRILAGEVGIFVEPASAISVAGLLERSDAGQIPKGSTVVLTVTGHGLKDPQWALKTATGDEITPTVVPVDTSAIAEVLGLSKA; this is encoded by the coding sequence GTGAGCCGGCAGTGGCGCGGAGTTCTTAACGAATACCGCGACCGACTCGACATTTCCGACGCGACTCCCGTCGTCACCCTCGGCGAGGGCGGCACCCCGCTCATCGCGGCACCCGCCCTGTCCGCCCGCACCGGCGCGAACGTCTGGGTCAAGTACGAGGGCATGAACCCCACCGGGTCGTTCAAAGACCGCGGCATGACCATGGCCATCTCGAAGGCGGTCGAGCACGGCGCCAAAGCCGTCATCTGCGCCTCGACCGGCAACACCTCGGCCTCTGCCGCCGCCTACGCGACGCACGCGGGCATCAAGGCCGTCGTGCTCGTGCCCGAGGGCAAGATCGCGATGGGCAAGCTCAGCCAGGCCATCGCCCACCACGCCGAACTGCTGCAGGTCCAGGGCAACTTCGACGACTGCCTCGACATCGCGCGCGACCTCTCGGCGAACTACCCCGTGCACCTCGTGAACTCGGTGAACCCCGACCGCATCAACGGCCAGAAGACCGCGGCGTACGAGGTCGTCGAGGTTCTCGGCGACGCGCCCGACATCCACATCCTCCCCGTCGGCAACGCCGGCAACTACACCGCCTACTCGCGCGGCTACACCGAAGAGCTCGAGCGCGGCGCCACCACCAAGCTTCCGCGCATGTTCGGCTTCCAGGCCGCGGGCTCCGCACCCATCGTGCTCGGCCACGTCGTGAAGCACCCCGAGACCATCGCGAGCGCCATCCGCATCGGAAACCCCGCCTCGTGGGAGCTCGCCATCGCGGCGCGCGAAGCGACCGACGGCTACTTCGGCGCGATCGACGACGAGAAGATCCTCGAGGCCTACCGCATCCTCGCGGGCGAGGTCGGCATCTTCGTCGAACCCGCTTCGGCGATCAGCGTCGCCGGCCTGCTCGAGCGATCCGACGCCGGCCAGATCCCGAAGGGTTCCACCGTGGTGCTGACGGTCACCGGCCACGGGCTCAAAGACCCGCAGTGGGCGCTGAAGACCGCGACCGGCGACGAGATCACGCCCACGGTCGTGCCCGTCGACACGTCGGCCATCGCCGAGGTGCTCGGACTGAGCAAGGCATGA
- the thrB gene encoding homoserine kinase, translating into MSLQPAPDLAGRSVTVKVPATTANLGPGFDTLGLALSLYDELHVSVRDEPGVYVDVHGVGAGDVPTDESNLVVTAIAHTFTSYGFELPNLHLEAHNVIPHGRGLGSSGAAIVSGIMAAKGLLEGIVDIDSVGLLRLATEMEGHPDNVAPALFGGLTIAWVTPEGPQHKKLIVHRGVSPLVCVPESTMSTALARSLQPSSVPHEDAIFNVSRSALLIAALIQSPELLLAATEDKLHQSYRASAMPETDSLIQVLRKNGLAAVVSGAGPSLLVLCSDPAQRLLAAQLVTENAATPWQSLMLAVDFKGATVISHPVKAVA; encoded by the coding sequence ATGAGCCTCCAGCCCGCGCCCGACCTGGCCGGTCGCTCGGTCACGGTGAAGGTGCCCGCGACGACGGCGAACCTCGGCCCAGGCTTCGACACGCTCGGACTCGCACTCTCGCTCTACGACGAGCTGCACGTCAGCGTGCGCGACGAGCCGGGCGTCTACGTCGACGTGCACGGTGTCGGCGCGGGCGACGTGCCGACCGACGAGTCCAACCTCGTCGTCACCGCGATCGCGCACACCTTCACCTCGTACGGGTTCGAATTGCCGAACCTGCACCTCGAGGCGCACAACGTCATCCCGCACGGGCGTGGGCTCGGATCATCCGGTGCCGCGATCGTCTCGGGCATCATGGCGGCGAAGGGTCTCCTCGAGGGCATCGTCGACATCGACTCGGTCGGCCTGCTGCGCCTCGCCACCGAGATGGAGGGGCACCCCGACAACGTCGCCCCCGCCCTCTTCGGCGGTCTCACCATCGCCTGGGTCACGCCCGAGGGCCCGCAGCACAAGAAGCTCATCGTGCACCGCGGCGTCTCGCCGCTGGTCTGCGTTCCCGAGTCCACCATGTCGACCGCCCTGGCCCGCAGCCTGCAGCCGTCGTCGGTGCCGCACGAAGACGCCATCTTCAACGTGTCGCGCTCCGCCCTGCTCATCGCGGCGCTCATCCAGAGCCCCGAGCTGCTGCTCGCCGCCACCGAAGACAAGCTGCACCAGAGCTATCGGGCGAGCGCCATGCCCGAGACCGACAGCCTCATCCAGGTGCTACGAAAGAACGGCCTCGCTGCCGTCGTCTCCGGCGCCGGTCCGTCGTTGCTCGTGCTCTGCAGCGACCCCGCGCAGCGGCTTCTCGCCGCGCAATTGGTGACCGAAAACGCCGCAACGCCGTGGCAGTCGCTCATGCTGGCCGTGGACTTCAAAGGTGCTACAGTGATTTCGCACCCGGTAAAAGCAGTGGCCTAG
- the rho gene encoding transcription termination factor Rho, with product MTDVNVRPSSADSNPNLSTLRLPELQALAAELGLSGASKLRKGELVNAINEIQNKSDAAPAAPATDAPAAVEPAEAPVAAAPVEAPVAATPVAKKRVSRRATTADAEAIAAAAAAAAIAVTESATAAAESIVEATPVAEITDEGPRSARAHVNQAESGLDLGLDADRPPLQRAQRAVREPQTREPRQRRQGGRAGADAQSSKPTDAEKAEALNSIELPVAESPAQNSNGQNNNGQSNNAQNNAQTEGADAQENGEQNQNEPREGGSSRGRNRNRRDRQQASREQGDRQQGGREQGDQGGRDQADAQQGEPRQGREPRQQGEARQQNDRQQNEPRQQNDRQQNERQNDGGQQRNNGRGAAGDDRLPLDDESERGGRNRYRDRKRGRGPVGDDFEPEITEDDVLIPVAGILDVLDNYAFVRTSGYLPGNNDVYVSLGQVKKYNLRKGDAVVGSIRQPREGDQGQGRQKYNAIVKIDSINGLSIEEAANRVEFGKLTPLYPQERLRLETESAKLSTRIIDLVAPIGKGQRGLIVSPPKAGKTLVLQAIANAIAKNNPEVHLMVVLVDERPEEVTDMQRTVKGEVIASTFDRPAEDHTTVAELAIERAKRLVELGHDVVVLLDSITRLGRAYNLTAPASGRILSGGVDSAALYPPKRFFGAARNIEEGGSLTIIATALVETGSKMDEVIFEEFKGTGNMELRLSRQLADKRIFPAVDINASGTRREEMLLGSDEVKVTWKLRRALAGLDQQQALEIVLGKLRETQSNVEFLMQIQKSLPSASSSKED from the coding sequence GTGACTGATGTCAACGTCCGCCCATCGAGCGCGGACTCCAACCCGAACCTGAGCACCCTCCGACTCCCCGAACTGCAGGCACTCGCTGCCGAGCTGGGTCTGAGCGGCGCCTCCAAGCTGCGTAAGGGAGAACTCGTGAACGCCATCAACGAGATCCAGAACAAGTCGGATGCGGCCCCCGCCGCCCCCGCCACCGATGCGCCCGCCGCCGTCGAGCCCGCTGAAGCGCCCGTCGCCGCCGCGCCCGTCGAAGCGCCCGTCGCCGCCACGCCCGTCGCCAAGAAGCGCGTCTCGCGTCGCGCCACCACGGCCGACGCGGAGGCCATCGCCGCCGCGGCAGCCGCCGCCGCGATCGCCGTGACCGAGTCGGCCACCGCAGCCGCCGAGAGCATCGTCGAGGCGACCCCCGTCGCCGAGATCACCGACGAGGGCCCCCGTTCGGCTCGCGCCCACGTGAACCAGGCCGAGTCCGGTCTGGACCTCGGCCTCGACGCCGACCGTCCGCCCCTCCAGCGTGCACAGCGTGCCGTGCGCGAACCGCAGACCCGCGAGCCGCGCCAGCGCCGCCAGGGCGGCCGCGCGGGAGCCGACGCCCAGTCGAGCAAGCCCACCGACGCCGAGAAGGCCGAGGCGCTCAACTCCATCGAGCTGCCCGTCGCCGAGTCGCCGGCCCAGAACTCGAACGGCCAGAACAACAACGGCCAGAGCAACAACGCCCAGAACAACGCCCAGACCGAGGGTGCCGACGCCCAGGAGAACGGCGAGCAGAACCAGAACGAGCCGCGCGAAGGCGGCTCCAGCCGCGGACGCAACCGCAACCGTCGCGACCGCCAGCAGGCGAGCCGCGAGCAGGGTGACCGCCAGCAGGGTGGACGCGAGCAGGGCGACCAGGGCGGCCGCGACCAGGCCGACGCGCAGCAGGGCGAACCCCGCCAGGGCCGCGAACCGCGTCAGCAGGGCGAGGCCCGCCAGCAGAACGATCGCCAGCAGAACGAGCCGCGTCAGCAGAACGACCGCCAGCAGAACGAGCGCCAGAACGACGGCGGCCAGCAGCGCAACAACGGCCGCGGTGCGGCGGGCGACGACCGCCTGCCCCTCGACGACGAGTCGGAGCGCGGCGGACGCAACCGTTACCGCGACCGCAAGCGCGGACGCGGCCCGGTCGGCGACGACTTCGAGCCCGAGATCACCGAAGACGACGTGCTCATCCCCGTCGCCGGCATCCTCGACGTTCTCGACAACTACGCATTCGTGCGCACGTCCGGCTACCTGCCGGGCAACAACGATGTCTACGTCTCGCTCGGCCAGGTCAAGAAGTACAACCTGCGCAAGGGTGACGCCGTCGTCGGCTCGATCCGCCAGCCCCGCGAGGGCGACCAGGGCCAGGGCCGCCAGAAGTACAACGCGATCGTGAAGATCGACTCGATCAACGGCCTGTCGATCGAGGAAGCCGCGAACCGCGTCGAATTCGGAAAGCTCACGCCGCTGTACCCGCAGGAGCGTCTGCGCCTCGAGACCGAGTCGGCCAAACTGTCGACCCGCATCATCGACCTCGTCGCCCCGATCGGCAAGGGCCAGCGCGGACTCATCGTCTCGCCGCCCAAGGCCGGCAAGACCCTCGTGCTCCAGGCGATCGCCAACGCCATCGCGAAGAACAACCCCGAGGTCCACCTCATGGTCGTTCTGGTCGACGAGCGTCCCGAAGAAGTCACAGACATGCAGCGCACGGTCAAGGGCGAGGTCATTGCCTCGACGTTCGACCGTCCCGCCGAAGACCACACCACGGTCGCCGAGCTGGCCATCGAGCGCGCCAAGCGTCTCGTCGAGCTCGGCCACGACGTCGTTGTGCTGCTCGACTCGATCACCCGGCTCGGACGCGCCTACAACCTCACCGCCCCGGCATCCGGTCGCATCCTCTCCGGCGGTGTCGACTCGGCCGCCCTGTACCCGCCGAAGCGCTTCTTCGGAGCCGCCCGCAACATCGAAGAGGGTGGCTCGCTCACCATCATCGCGACGGCTCTCGTCGAGACCGGCAGCAAGATGGACGAGGTCATCTTCGAGGAGTTCAAGGGCACCGGCAACATGGAGCTGCGTCTCTCGCGCCAGCTTGCCGACAAGCGCATCTTCCCGGCCGTCGACATCAACGCCTCCGGCACCCGCCGCGAGGAGATGCTGCTCGGCTCCGACGAGGTCAAGGTCACCTGGAAGCTGCGTCGCGCCCTCGCCGGCCTCGACCAGCAGCAGGCGCTCGAGATCGTTCTCGGCAAGCTTCGCGAAACGCAGTCGAACGTCGAGTTCCTCATGCAGATCCAGAAGTCGCTGCCGAGCGCGTCGAGCTCCAAGGAAGACTAA
- the prfA gene encoding peptide chain release factor 1, producing the protein MFESVQSLLAEHESLQEQLADPELHSNPARSKKVNRRYAELSRIVAAYHEWRQLTDDLEAATEMAAEDESFAAEIPGMTETLATAEETLRRLLIPRDPNDGRDIIMEIKMGEGGAESALFAADLLRMYLHYAESKKWKTEIITSTQSDLGGYKDVQLAIKGSSTDPAEGVWAHLKYEGGVHRVQRVPATESQGRIHTSAAGVLVFPEVDEPEEVEINQNDLKIDVYRSSGPGGQSVNTTDSAVRITHLPTGIVVAMQNEKSQLQNREAGMRVLRARILARYQEEADAEASVFRKSQIRTMDRSERIRTYNFPENRIADHRTGYKAYNLDAVMNGALEPVIQSCIASDEESQLADIGTDAD; encoded by the coding sequence GTGTTCGAGTCAGTACAGAGTCTGCTGGCCGAGCACGAGTCGCTTCAGGAACAGCTGGCTGATCCGGAACTGCACTCGAATCCGGCACGCAGCAAGAAGGTCAACCGTCGCTACGCGGAGCTCAGCCGTATCGTCGCCGCGTACCACGAGTGGCGTCAGCTGACCGACGACCTCGAGGCCGCGACCGAGATGGCCGCGGAGGACGAGTCGTTCGCCGCTGAGATCCCCGGGATGACCGAGACGCTGGCGACCGCGGAGGAGACGCTGCGGCGCCTGCTCATCCCGCGCGACCCCAACGACGGCCGCGACATCATCATGGAGATCAAGATGGGGGAGGGCGGTGCCGAATCGGCGCTGTTCGCTGCCGACCTGCTGCGCATGTACCTGCACTACGCCGAGTCGAAGAAGTGGAAGACGGAGATCATCACGTCGACCCAGAGCGATCTGGGCGGTTACAAAGACGTGCAGCTCGCCATCAAGGGTTCCTCCACCGACCCCGCCGAGGGTGTCTGGGCGCACCTCAAGTACGAGGGCGGCGTGCATCGCGTTCAGCGGGTGCCGGCGACCGAGTCCCAGGGACGCATCCACACCTCGGCGGCGGGCGTGCTCGTCTTCCCCGAAGTGGACGAGCCCGAAGAGGTCGAGATCAACCAGAACGACCTCAAGATCGACGTCTACCGTTCGAGCGGCCCCGGCGGCCAGTCGGTCAACACGACGGACTCCGCCGTACGCATCACCCACCTTCCCACCGGAATCGTGGTGGCGATGCAGAACGAGAAGTCGCAGCTGCAGAACCGTGAGGCCGGCATGCGCGTTCTGCGCGCACGCATCCTCGCGCGCTACCAGGAGGAGGCGGACGCCGAGGCGTCGGTCTTCCGCAAGAGCCAGATCCGCACCATGGACCGCTCCGAGCGCATCCGCACCTACAACTTCCCCGAGAACCGCATCGCCGACCACCGCACCGGCTACAAGGCCTACAACCTGGACGCCGTGATGAACGGCGCCCTCGAGCCGGTCATCCAGTCGTGCATCGCGTCGGACGAGGAATCGCAGCTCGCCGACATCGGCACCGACGCAGATTGA
- the prmC gene encoding peptide chain release factor N(5)-glutamine methyltransferase codes for MTSTSTVRTALEGAVSQLTRAGVPNPRVDAELLVGHVLDLNRGQVQSKAITDAVLAEADASRIAELVERRAAREPLQHITGRAPFRQLNLAVGPGVFVPRPETEQVVQFAIDALRAASVPEPVEGPVEGPIGVDLGTGSGAIALAMATEVPHARVYGVEVSPLAFVWTKQNFRESGATNATPIFTDLAVALPELNGTVSVVISNPPYIPRAAIPRDPEVRLFDPEIALYGGDDGLDVVRQVSATGLRLLHSGGTLVMEHGELQAAEIAALLRADGWLAVASHPDLLGRDRATTALRP; via the coding sequence ATGACATCGACTTCAACCGTGCGGACGGCGCTCGAGGGCGCCGTCTCGCAGTTGACCCGGGCGGGCGTGCCGAACCCCCGCGTCGACGCGGAGTTGCTCGTCGGGCACGTGCTCGACCTCAACCGCGGGCAGGTGCAGTCGAAGGCGATTACGGATGCCGTGCTCGCCGAGGCGGACGCCTCGCGCATCGCAGAACTCGTCGAGCGACGCGCGGCTCGCGAACCCCTGCAGCACATCACCGGACGCGCCCCCTTCCGGCAGCTCAACCTCGCGGTCGGACCGGGGGTCTTCGTGCCGCGGCCGGAGACCGAGCAGGTCGTACAGTTCGCGATCGATGCCCTGCGCGCCGCTTCGGTCCCTGAGCCTGTCGAAGGGCCGGTCGAGGGGCCCATCGGCGTCGACCTCGGCACCGGGAGCGGCGCCATCGCGCTCGCCATGGCCACCGAGGTCCCGCACGCGCGCGTCTACGGGGTCGAGGTCTCGCCGCTCGCCTTCGTCTGGACGAAGCAGAACTTCCGCGAGAGCGGCGCCACCAATGCCACCCCGATTTTCACCGACCTCGCCGTCGCCCTGCCCGAGCTGAACGGCACCGTCTCCGTCGTCATCTCGAATCCGCCGTACATCCCGCGCGCGGCGATCCCGCGCGACCCCGAGGTGCGCCTGTTCGACCCCGAGATCGCGCTCTACGGCGGCGACGACGGACTCGACGTCGTACGCCAGGTCTCCGCGACCGGCCTGCGCCTGCTGCACAGCGGGGGAACGCTCGTTATGGAGCACGGCGAACTGCAGGCCGCCGAGATCGCAGCTCTGCTGCGGGCCGACGGCTGGCTCGCCGTCGCCAGCCACCCCGACCTGCTCGGCCGCGACCGCGCGACGACGGCGCTTCGCCCGTAA
- a CDS encoding HAD family hydrolase translates to MTLLFIFDMDDVLYDYDWRARMAGMTRMTGHSLDELRRRWWTAEGEWAAEAGGYATGSDYLAALEFALEAPVDEAEWVRVRGAAMTARPEAIDAVRRAAELGTVTLLTNNGSLTARHLPTLAPELVEVFGEHLLTSSDYGARKPDPLVLTRVLAAYGAAPESAFFADDMPENVAGAASVGITAHLYSTAAAMRVAIEEFAAAR, encoded by the coding sequence GTGACCCTGCTCTTCATCTTCGACATGGACGACGTGCTCTACGACTACGACTGGCGCGCCCGCATGGCGGGCATGACCCGCATGACGGGGCACTCGCTCGACGAGTTGCGACGACGCTGGTGGACGGCCGAGGGCGAATGGGCCGCCGAAGCGGGCGGGTATGCGACGGGGTCGGACTACCTCGCGGCCCTCGAGTTCGCGCTCGAGGCCCCCGTCGACGAGGCGGAATGGGTGCGCGTGCGCGGCGCGGCGATGACGGCGCGTCCGGAGGCCATCGACGCGGTGCGCCGGGCCGCCGAGCTCGGCACCGTCACGCTGCTCACCAACAACGGCTCGCTCACGGCCCGGCATCTGCCGACGCTCGCGCCGGAACTCGTGGAGGTATTCGGCGAGCACCTGCTGACGTCGAGCGACTACGGTGCCCGCAAACCCGACCCGCTGGTGCTCACACGGGTGCTCGCGGCATACGGGGCGGCGCCGGAGAGCGCGTTCTTCGCCGACGACATGCCGGAAAACGTGGCGGGTGCCGCGAGCGTCGGCATCACGGCGCACCTGTATTCGACCGCCGCCGCGATGCGGGTCGCGATCGAGGAGTTCGCCGCAGCGCGATAG